AAGGTACCATTCATTATTTTGTCCAACAATGGAGAAATCATTCACTCTGTATATATCTGACATAACAATACAATTACACATGATTCTAGGATCAAAACTCTGGTGACTGGGAAATCTACTTTGGTTTTGATGGGAAGGCCAAGATTATAGGATACTATCCTAGATCTCTCTTTACATCCTTGTCAAATAAGCCGGTGAACATTGTGTTTGGGGGCTTTGCCTTCTGGAAAGAACATAAACCGAGCCCTCCGATGGGCAGTGGGATTGCTCCACCCAAAAATGCTGCATCTTTTAGTAATCTCAAATTCTTTGATGCAGCTGGCAACGCCCATCCAATTGACCATGATCTAGCACATGTATCATATTGTTACCCTGTCACTGATGTTAGAGATGGCATGTTCTCTTATGGGGGACCTGGCAATGTTTGCTAGTTTGTAATTGAGCTTCAATCTATTGTAATTGAGCTTGAATGAAGTTAGGCTTAACTCTACTGATGTGTCACTCTAGTTGATCGGTATTGATCATAGACCTATTTTTTAATAGGAAGCAAATAAGGAAAAATGTCTTCCACACCACCAGTAGTTCAATAAAAAATACCACCTTCAATTGTTGCGATAAATCTAGCTTAAGTACGCTCTCCATCACTTCTATAGCTGTTTTCTTTGAGGCCAATTCCTGTCTGACCTCCTCCAAGAACATGTCCAGCCGAACGTGCTTTATGTACTTGCACTAAAAGAACAGATGGCCACCATCCTCATCCATTATTCTGCGTATAAAACACTGAGTATCGACGTTTAATTCCCCTTCTCTTCAGATTGCAACACAAAGCTAGCGAGTTGTGAGCCAACCTACAAACAAAATGTTTAATTCTGTTTGGACACTTCATCTTCCAAATCCTCTCCCATGCTTCTTCAGAAGCCAGTGCAAATGCTTGTTGAGGCTGCCACTCTATGACTTGTGCGCATGGCTCTCATCACACAACACGCTATAGGCCGATCTCACCAAGAATGAGCCTCTTTTCCTCGTAATGCCATGTAGggctgacaaaaaaaaaagagctcgaGGTTTGCAAGCTGTTCGATTCCAACGACAAAGAGCCAAGCTCGAGCCTGCACTGAGTGTCCACGAACTTTCGGTGCTATTTGGCAAATTGTGTACGGCAGAGAAAACTTCAGCACACAAACAGGTACAAATACGAGGATAACGGATGAACTTGTCTGAATCCTCGCTCAGGGGTTTTTAGTTATTCTTGTTTGAAAGGGTCTGGAAAGACTAAAAAACTTGTTCTCTGTGATTCGTTAGCTAATTAAGGCCAATCGATCAGTGAAATCCAAGGCCTGAGCTTGGACCTGTACAAGGCTTGAGCTTTCCCTCCGCTAATTAGGATCGCGAACGTTGCCAAATTCCAAGCAAGCCTATTTAGGGGAGTTTTAGATTCTGAGATTCTGAGAAACAACTGTTTGATAGCCAGCTTCTGAAAATTTAGAAAaactctgaaacccagcttctctaGCTTCTGActtcttagtttatttttcagaatctgtaactagAGCCTACGACTCCAAAATCGAGGTAGGTGGTTGCAAAGGGTTTGGGCCTTGGGTCCGCCACTGGTGCTCCACCGTGAGTCTGAACCGAGCATTGGAATTCGGAAGTAGAATGGCACTCCGGATCATGTGATTACACTATTTTGCCACTAATAACTTCATCATGTTTCTGAAGAAACACTATTTACTTTTGGTCAAAAGAATAATGCTCCCTTCGCCCTTCAACAATATTTACCTCTCATTGTATTTCCTTAATTCTATTTTCTAACAACTGCGAATGGCAaactggtaaaaaaaataacttatagaCATTCATCTCAGGGCTATGGGCTTTGACGTTGAGGCCTAACATCATAACGTCGGACCCATTGACGCTGAGGCAATGATGAAAAGTGTAATAGACCTAGAAGCATGTGAAGTTGTGTGTTGTAGTGGTGAATGGTGTTTTGATGTATCATAGCGATCAGGGTTCAAGCATCAGtcaaatatatttctttttttttcttcgtgtgaaaaaagtttttttcttcCGTGCGAAAAAAGCCGCAACGCTGATagtgataaaaaaagaatatatttctTTCATGCGAAAAAAAAGCCGCAACGCTCAGTGATAAAAAAAGGTGAAAAGTTAAAAAGATAGAAAGAATGTGCTcagtgataaaaaaaaggtgaaaagtTAAAAAGATAGAAAGAATGTGTAAAGGGGATTTGAACCCACCACCTTTGATTGTAACAAGCAAGTAACTCACCACTAGGCTACTCAATTCAATTTACTAAAATATAGATCATTCTGTTATTATTGTATATAACTCAACGCCAAACTGTATGGCGCTAAGCGTATAATCTTTAACGCCAAGGCCCATGGCGCTGAGGTAGAAGTCTACTtttggtttagtttttttttcaaggattatttataaaatatgttttgTGAAAGTGTCTTAATTTCGGGAAAATGTCTATTATTCAAAAACGGAAAGAGGATACATAAGCAACTCTTTAATATGATTGGACGGGTTCAAGGTGCTCAAGCTCAACTATACAAGCGGAAGCGTGGCGGCTATATATACCGGTTATCTCCATCTGCGACAGCGACCGAACGCAGTATGCCATGGTCATCTTCCTCCCGGACGAGCGCGATGGGCTGCGCGGCCTCGTGGAGAAGATCGCGTCGCGGCCGGGGTTCCTGCACGAGCACCTGCCGGCGAGAGAGGTGCCCGTCGACCAGTTCCGggcagggtttgaaatttcggttcaaAATTTCCGAAAATTTGGTAATTTCGTCCCCAACCGGCGTACTCAAATCTCGtccaaaatttttaattttttgtaactttttatgaatttggtcaaattttattcaaattcagtcaaattttcaaataatttcggccagaaatttccgaaattaCCGAAAGGTCCCCggcataaaatccaattttgaaATTGAAAACCGTGACTAAGTTCAAGGTGTGCTGCGCCGGCAACGTCGGCGGCATCCTCGAACAGGTGGGGCTCCGGCTGCCGTTCTCACCGGTGCTAGCTGGCTGATCGACCTGTCCGGCATGGTGGAGGAAGGTCGACACGACGGCTCTGGCTTGCCGTTGGTACCGTGAGCGACGTCGATCGTCCACAAGGCATTGATAGAGGTGAACGAGGAGGGAACTGAAGCTTTAGCCGCCACCATGTTTGGTActtcctccttccctaaatatttaacgccgttgacttttttaaacatctTTTACCGTTTGTctaattcaaaaattttgtgaaatatgtaaaactatatatacataaaagtatatttaacaataaatcaaataattagaaaaataattaacaattactcaaattttttaataaaacgaacggtcaaacatatttaaaaaactcAACAgcatcaaacatttagggatgtaGGGAGTATATGGTCGCCGCGCCGGCTACGCAGGAAGACAACCGCCAACACCTCCGACGGCGGTGGACTTCGTCGCCGATCATCCGTTTGCATACGTCATATATAGCGGAGGAGACGTCACTTGCAGTTGTGTACGCTGGATAGATCGTTGATCCTTCATTGCAGTGAAACAAGTTCCAAATTACACCAACGGGATTGCTATAACTATATGGGAAAGTcatttcatccctcgagggataTCCCCTCATTTTATACATGCCatctaaatagtcataaaaaatttaaaaaaattgttaagatagattaatataaaatatatcactccacaagcatgcaagttaaaatttaacttctactagttgtaataaaaataacaaatatagctgCGAAGTGCAATAActattttcaatttattttattctttttgttgcaacttatagatgttgaatttggtcttgcatgtttgtggagtgatatatttcatattaatctatattgtcaattttttttataactatttagatgacatgcaaacaacgaggggacaTATCCTCGAGAGATGAAAATCCACGTCCTAACTATGTATGGTGTCCTACTTTTCTCACTTCATTTCAGTGGTTAAACTTGCGTAAAACTACCGTTTATACAATGGTTAAACAACGTAATTTTTTCACTGAAGCAGAGACATCGATTTCTTTCCTAAAACAGTTATTATTTATTTCACTGAAACAGTTattattttaccttttttttaatataatggATTATATTAACCCGGCCTTTGCACCTTAGAAGGTGTACACAGCCCAAACCACAGTCAAGAGTATATAAGACTCCACCCATTATATGGGGATACCAAATAAAAGTTTAACAAAACGGTTAAAGAAGAACAACAGTCTAAGCCTCAATTCTTCTTCTAAAGTTTCAACCAAAGGTAGAAAAGAACTCCATCACTCTCTTCTCCAGGAAACTGCATTTGACTTGAACTTcctctccctcatcttcttTAAGAAGCAAAGACTAAAGCCTTGCCCAATGAGTTGCCTTGAAAATCACCTGCAAGAAAGATATGTGATTGTGACCGTTAAAGACCATGTCATTCCTAGTGAGTCACAAAGCCCAACAAATTGCCGCTATACCAACCCACATTTGTCTTTTGAGTCTAGGTTCAACACCATACAACCAATTCCCAAATATGTGAGTAGTGTTCTGGGTCTAATTCCAAAGGTAAAAAACAACGTAGTCCATATGTATCTAGCAAAAACACAATCTAGGAATAGGTGTTGAATCTTAGCTGCGTAATAAGCTACCCTTCCACCTTCTCTTAGCTAGATTATCCTTTGTTAGGATCACCCTTTTTTTAAGATACCATCGGAAAATCTTAATTTTTAGTGAAATCCTTAGTTTCCAAATTATCCATTTTCTAGGTATTTCTCCATTCAACATTAGAATCTTGTACATGGAACTTACGGTAAAAAAAACCCTCCTTTTGTTAGCTTTCCAAATGAATTGATCTTGTCGATCTGTTAATCTCACGTTTACCACTTTCGAGACAACGGCATATCAATCTTCTAAGTTTGTTCCATCTATCGCTCTTCTGAAGGATACATTCAAAGGAATCCTTCCCATCACATCAGCCACTAGTGCGTTCTTATTCCGCACCAGGTTATACAGATTAGGGAGTTCCTTTTCCAGCGATTGGTTTCCTATCCAATGATCATCCCAAAATCTTACTTGTTTTCCATTATTCACCTTAAAGTGTCCTAGTAATTGGAAGGATTCTTTGGCTGTCATGAGACTAGCCCAAAAATGAGAATCCCCTAGTTGTTTTTGAACCTGAAGAAAGGTTTTTCTTGCCAAGTACTTTTTCCTAAGCATTAATTAACTTAAATATCCATTTACTAAGCATGCACTTATTTTGAATCTCTAGGTTTTGGATTCCTAAACCTCCACATTCCTTGGGTTTGCAAAGTATACTCCATTTGGCCCATCTGTACTTTTTCTTATGCTCATCACATTGCCAAGAAAATCTGGATCTATAATAGTCCAGTTTCTTTAATATGCCTTTAGGCATTTCGAAGAAAGAAAGCATATATAATGCTAAACTGCTTAACACTGAATTGATGAGTACTAACCTCCCTCCTGTTGACAAAAACTTTCCTTTCCAACTacagagttttttttattctatcCTCTAGTTCCTTCCAGTCTTTATTTACAAGTCTTTTATAGTGCATTGGGAGGCCTAGGTATCTAAATGGGTAGGACTCCATCTTACACCCAAACAAAAGAGAGTACTCTCTTTCCAATACCTTAGCTTTTCCATATAAGAACATctcacttttatgaaaattgatttttaagcCAGATAATTTTTCATAGGCAGTTAGTACCATTTTGAGATTTTTGGCTCCTTCAACATCATTCTTCATAAAGAGAATGGTGTCATCTGCATATTACAGAATTGACAACCCATTATCTACCAAATTAGGCACTACCCCTCTTGTCATCTCATTTTCAGTCGATCTATTGATTAAAATTGCCAACATATCTACCACTAGGTTGAATAAAATGGGTGAAAGGGGATCACCTTGTCGCAAAcccttttttgtttgaaaataatgtCCTATCTCATCGTTGACTTTTACTGCTACATTTCCCCCTGTCACTATGTGTTCTATCCATTTGCACCAAAGTTCCGAAAAGCCTTTTATTCTTAAAGTTTGCTGAAGAAACTTCCAGTCCACCTTATCATATGCATTTTTGAAATCTAGTTTAAGTATAACACCATCTAACTTCTTCCTATGCATCTCATGTAAAGTTTCACGAAGAATGATTGCCCCTTCCATAATATTCCTTCCTTTTAGAAAGTCAGTTTGAGAAGGTCTTATgacttttttacttttttgctACTAGAGCAATTCTATTTCTCGTAACCTTTGTAAAGACATCaattttttattgatttttctCGTCAATAcgaaaataattattttacCGAGACGAGTAACTATTTTACTCACCATTCAATATGGCCATGTGGGCACTAAAATAGAAGATGagtcaataattttttttcactctctAGACAGGAGTGGTGGTAAGGAAACAGGGGATGCGGGAGGGGAGAGAAGCTGAAaataaggagaaaaaaaaaaggaaatcaggAGAGTGAAGCGCTCAGAAACACGCTACTACCTTCgtaccccctccgtcccaaaaaaagacaaaccctggtttccgtgtccaacgtttggccgtccgtcttatttgaaaaaattataaaaaaaaattaaaaagataagtcacgcataaagtattaatcatgttttatcatctaacaacgatgaaaatactaattataaaaaaatttcatataagatggacagtcaaacgttggcacggaaacccagggtttgcctttttttgggacggagggagtataatataattattatgtgATATTTTATTGTAAAAATTTCATTGGAAAGAATACAACAGTATAGTTGGATCACAAATAAGATTTGACATAGGTGCTCGTATTTAatactaattattattttagtgagAGACGACAATGCGACATGCCAGTCGGCAGCGAGGCGCCcgtggtgacttcatcaatttCAAGAGGGCTAATTATTCATTCAGTGATAGGTGGCGTACCCATCGACAATGAGACATATGTGGTAACTTCATCAATATCAAGATATGCTGGCGCAATCTTTCGGATGTGAGATATGTCCACGCAGTTTTCTAGAGGTGCTTATAGGTGTAGTGTGGACCCATCAACAACGAGACGTTCATGGTGACTTTGTCTATCTCAAGATGTGCATGGCGTAATTTAaaagaaagttttataaaaagacaaaaaaaaaagatatgcatgAGGTATCTGTGGTGACTTTATCAATTTCAAGATATGTTGGACCAGTATTCCGAATGTAAGATATGCCAACCCAATCTTCCAGATGTGCTTATTGGGGTAGTGTGGATCCATCAACAGCAAGACGTCTATGGTGATTTCGTCAATTTTAAGATGTGGATGatgtaatttaaaagaaaattttataatatgacaaaaaaaagatatacaTGACGTAGCAAAATAGATATTTAGCTTATTATCGTACTCTTGTTGttaattagggtgtgtttggttgagtTGTGGCTTTTGAAAAAGTAGCTGTGGGCTATGGCtttttaaaaagtagttgtggAATATGGGCTATGGCTTTTGAAAAAGCTTGTTTGGTTCAACAGCTGTGGCTTTTGGAATAACAGTCCCGCTGACAagcgggacccacatgtcattcccacgttgagaaaagaaagaagagggagagatagagatGGCTATGGCCGTTGTCGTCGGCCTCGAGCAggggcggcggggaggtggcTCGGCGAGGAGAAGCGACggggacgagcggcggcggcggggaggcagcttggcgaggaggacgacgcgtGGCGGGGacgagtggcggcggcagggaggcagctcggcgaggaggaggacgcgcggcggcgccgggaggaggaggtaacggtgacgccgccgccgtcgggtcgCGCGACGCGAGCAGCGCGGGTGAGATCTCATCGACGAGGTGgccatcgtcgtcgacgacggcgacctcggTCTCCgtggcgatggcgcggcggaggaggggcacggcggcgcgcacgaGGCCGAGGGAGGAGACGGAGCGGCCTCCAGTGAGTCctccggcgacggtggtggcggattGGAGGGGGAaacgcggcggaggaggggcacggcggcgcgcacgaGGCCGAGGGAGGAGACGGAGTGGCCTCCGGCGAGTCCtccagcgacggcggtgggggaggagctcgccgcctcGTTGGAATTCGCCGCGTCGGACAAGGAGTAGAAGGGGCGGGGAGgaggcaggggcggcggcggcgtcgggcggcgaggagcggcggcggcaccggcgtcGGGCGGGAGGGCTGCGCTAGCGTGAAGACGCGAGAAGAGATGGGGAAATGATCGAACCGTTTTCTTCATAATGGCagaggtgggtaattttttcccccaaaagcaGGTGAAAGCAGGGGTAGAGATGCTTTTGATTTGTACTACATCAAAAGCTCGCTTTGGGCAAAAGCAGCTGTGGCTTTTAGGCCCTTTGGTTGGCTTTTGGCTTTTGTAAAAGCAAAAGCAGATTGAaaagcccaaccaaacacaccctatgcCACTTCTCTTGTATGGCTACTGATCAAGCGGACCATTTTGTGTGTACCCGATAAATCATGTATGGCTACGgagtatgcatgcatgatttaGATTTTTCCAGAGCAATTACGATGATCAAAGTTAGCTTCTATTTACTATAGGAATTCTAAAACGATATTGTACTGTGAtcgagggagtactaattaacaTTGGCTCCGGTACTCATGTACCACAAAACTAAGTGTAAACTTAACTAACACAACGAGAAGTAGATATCATCAAATTATTCAGCATATGAAAATCTTTTAATTATAATACTATTGACACAtaaatttgtcatttttttcctCAATTTACACAGTTTATGAGCACGACTTCCGGTAGAATGATGATAACATATCAGCCACTTGCACTGTacttttagaaagaaaaaaatgtgtagaattTAAAGACAATGGATATATAGAAATCCAGTCTCTCAAATGGATATACACAGCCACGTAGAACAATATCTTCACTCATCAGGGGATTGAATTAAATCCATCGCCGTAATCACGAAGATACAATCAAATTGCTAATTTAGGATAATCTGACATATATTGCCCATATTTACATATATGTTCCTCCAaaatgatctatatatagtgacaTTCTCTACACTAAATCTTCACACAAAAGAGAGTGAAGCAAACGCATCAAATCACTAGCTCGATCACCACCATGACGACCAAGGCCAccacccttctcctcctcctcgccgccgccgccgccgcggcgctcctcTGCCACgtccacgtcgccgtcgccgccgccgacccggagCCGTGCGACCCGTCGGACATCACCATCGCGACGGTGAAGACCGGGCGGGTCGTGGGCGGCCTGCCGGAGTTCCAGGTGACGATCGGCAACGAGTGCTCGTGCCCGGAGGGCGACGTCGTGCTGTCCTGCCTCGACGGCGTGCCCGCCGGCGTCGATCGGAGCAAGATCCACACCGCCGGCAGCGACGGGCTCTGCCTCGTCAACGACGGCCTGCAGATCGTGAAGGGGTCGCCGGTGGTGTTCACGTACGCCGCCAGCGCGCCCATCAGCCTCGCCTTCGACAACGCCACGCCGCGGTGCCAACGTTGAGCTTGGctagccgccggccgccggcatcCATCGAAGCCatctttttatatatgtaatctAGGCTGGGTCAGTGCTGATCTGGTGAATGGAAAAAATAATTGACTGTTAGTTCCCTCTTGTCACAAATATTTGCAACGGATACATTGAAATGAAAACATATAAATTTCAATGTGtctaagaaatattaaaagtacTTGCATACTTTTTATAATAAGTACTCCAGTTGCATAATACTATGTTGGACTTGAAGTTGATGTGGATTGGGCCGGCCCATCAATTTCTTGGGCTAAATCTCTAATGGATTTTGAAATTATGCAACTCTCAATTGTGATCAATTGTGAGTGGATTGCTGATTTTGCTAAAAATCGGTTTACCGAAGGCCCTCTGTTAATCCGTTTCACAGCATTTTTCGATGCTGTTCACACCGTTGTTATTATAAGAACAAGTGCAAAATTAATAAAGGTGCTAGGAACACATAAACAATAACTGGGAATAGGTTACAACATTTCCTAGATTTGAAGGAAAACTCGGAAATTGGATCTATTTcgtgaaaacaaaaggaaaggaaCTTGAACCTATGATATATCTCAACTAACAAAATGAGTAGTGATATTTTACTTGTTGGCATCATAGTCAAATCCTTCATGTTTTCACACGAAAAATGGCGAATATAAGCAGTATCTTGGATATTTGAGAAAACGGGGGATGACTGAATAAAACAAGCAAATAAATGTGCAAGAGTCCTAGAATAAACACAAGATGTGATAGGAACTACATATCACTGCACAACACCAAACAACCAGCTCGTGCCTCACGGATTCAGATTCAGAGATCTATAGAAGAATCTATAAACCGTTGCCAGGATTGAACTCCTCAATTAACACCAGAGCAGCATCTGAAACTTTTGTTTGCTTCGATAGACTTTTTTCGCCGGGAAGGCCGAAGGAGGCCATCCAAACATATTAAGAAGGAATAAAgttacaaggaaaaaaaaactcgacaGAGGCTGTCGAGGTCGGAGGTGCATCGAAATGCACAACCAAAGCTACACGCTAATCACACAAGCACAACCCACTGAGAGAAAAACCTAGCACCGAGACGACTCCCGCTATGCGTGGCCGATCGCCGCCGGGCCAACGACAACACCACAAAGACGAGACTCTAAAAGCGATGCCCCCAAGGAGGTCACGACATCAAGGATGCCGCCATCGCCCATCTAAGGA
The nucleotide sequence above comes from Oryza glaberrima chromosome 11, OglaRS2, whole genome shotgun sequence. Encoded proteins:
- the LOC127755591 gene encoding uncharacterized protein LOC127755591: MTTKATTLLLLLAAAAAAALLCHVHVAVAAADPEPCDPSDITIATVKTGRVVGGLPEFQVTIGNECSCPEGDVVLSCLDGVPAGVDRSKIHTAGSDGLCLVNDGLQIVKGSPVVFTYAASAPISLAFDNATPRCQR